A window of Mucilaginibacter robiniae genomic DNA:
GTACAAGTTTTCTGAAAACACTTGTTCGGTAACGTCTTCAGGTTGTAACTCACCGCTTTTTACCTTAAATGCTATGTTTTGTGCAGCCTGAGCAATTTCACGGCGTGAGCTGTAGCTTAAAGCTAAAGTAAGCACCAAACCGGTGTTGGCTGATGTTTTGTCAATAGCCCCCATCAACTCTTTGTGGCATTTACCTGGCAGTTGGTTTAAATCACCAATTGCATTAAGCCTCACGTTATTTTTCATCAGCTTGGCAATCTCTTTATTAATTGTGCTTACCAGCAACTCCATAATAGCAGTAACTTCAAAGCTGGGCCTATTCCAGTTTTCGGCCGAAAAGGTATAAAGTGTAAGATATTTAACACCCAATTCACCGGCGCCTTCTACTACATCACGTACAGATACAACGCCATTGTGATGCCCGAATATTCTTAATTTACCTTTGCCTTTGGCCCAACGGCCATTACCATCCATAATGATAGCGATGTGCTCAGGCAACTTTGATAAATCAATCTGATCTTTATACCCCATGATATTGATAATTACAAACCCGGCTTTTTTGCACAGCCAAGTTTGTTTAAGCTTAATGCCTGCACGGCACTACTATTACTTATTTTATGTTATTGCTACGAAAACTATCAGGACTAAAAGCAAGCTTACCTCTACTTAAACCCCAATTTTTCAGGGTACAAAGGTAAAACTATACTTTGATTTTTTTATTATATGCAAACAAAAAGAAAATGCTCTTGTATGATATGGCTCAGGTTAATACCAACAAAAACAGCCTTGCCATTTAAGCAAAGCTGTTAACCGGAACCAGTAACTTTATAGCTTAATAAGCCATGCGCTTTTTAAGCAGGTTAATATCGACTGCTGTAATATCTTCAACGGCGTAGCTGGGTATTTGTGTAATATGCAGTTCATCCAACACATCTACCAAATTGCCATAAACCGATTTATCACTGGGCTTAACTAAAACCACCATGCTTTTTCCAGTTTGGGCATATATGTTTTGTTTGACTTGTAATAACACTTTACGCAATCCTGCTTTGCTATAATCGGTAATTTCGGGATTACCCAAAGGTTTATCCGCCATTCCCTGATAAACCAAAACTTTGTTGTTTTTACCTAAACATAAGGTAACCGTTCGGCTTTCGCCTATGGGTTCACCAACAGGATCCTTAACCGGCATAGCCAAATCCATAGCATGAGGCTTGGATAAAGTGGTAGTTAACATAAAAAAGGTGACTAGAAGAAATGCTAAATCTACCATTGCAGTTAAATCAACTCGCAGATTAGCTTTTTTGCGTAATGGCTTACCATTCGCATTTTGAGGAGCAGTGTTAAGCTCGACCATAGCAGTAAAGTTTAGAAGGTTAAATAATTGAAACAACTAACTATTTAACACAAATAAACAAAACTAGGTTTTCAATTAAGGTAAGTTAACCAAACTAAATTTTGAATTATAATTTTCAAAAGTATAATATTCTAGTATACCTACTTTTCATAATAACATTTTTCCGTAATGAAGGTATAGGATATGGTAAAACCTAAAAACCAATAAGTATCATGCTTACGTAAATCGCCACGTTGTGAACCTGCAGCACCGATGTTATACCCTAAACGCTCACCCGAACGATCGGAAAGCGCAGCAGCTACCGGATTGCTAAATACAGATTTATCAGCATACAAACCACTTACATCGTCAATATAATCTGTACGTGCACTACGATACCCCAAATCGGCTATCAGGTTTAAGCGGCCAGCTACATTATACTTAATGCCCACACCAAAAGGTAATGTGACAGCAGTTTGGCGGTAAGGTTTGCTTTGCCCTTCGGTAGTAAGTGGCCTTAAGTCATAAACTACGCCTTGGTAAGTTGCCTGAGGATTATATTTTACTGCACCTACACCAGCGTATATAAAGGGCGTAAATAAGTTTTTACTAATGCTGGGTATGTATTCCAGAAAGTTAAATTCACCAGTTAAAGCTACTTCATTCAATGGTGTAGCAAAGCTTAAGTTACGGTTACGAAACTGTTCATACTTTGATGTGCTATCTGCCCCTTCTATCTGGGCATGCATGTAACTTGCTTTGGCAGAAAAATAGCCGTTGAAGTTTCTTTTCAGGAATGCGCCGGTTGCCAATCCGCTTACCTTTAGCGGATTGCGTTGGTTTAGATCACCTAGGTAACCAGCGCCCCCCATAGTAACGCCAAGTTCCCAACTCTGGGCTTGCACTTTACTAACAACACAACATAAGAAAATCAGGATTACAATTATTCTTGCGGGCATTTAACAAATTTAATAATTGCGGGCATCTAATCCCCACAATAATTTGTTTCTTAATGTATTCAGATAACTTTCGTTATTAAGTCTGATTAAGTTGAGCTGAAAATCGGCTTTACAAATATCAAACTTCATGTTATTCTCAATTACGGCCGTACGTGAATCACATGAAATCAAATAGTTAGCACTGCGAGTTTCTACTTCAAAGCTTAGTTTACTGTTATCGGGCAATACAATCGGGCGCACATTTAAGTTGTGCGGCGATACGGGTGTAACCACCAATGCGTTAGATTTTGGGAAAATGATAGGCCCACCGCAGCTCAATGAGTACGCAGTTGACCCGGTTGAAGTAGAAATGATAATTCCATCTCCCCAATATGAATTCAGAAATTCATCGTTCAGATAGGCGTGCATGGTAATCATGGCTGCATCATCACGCTTGTGAAAAGTAATATCATTCAATGCAAAGTTATCGGCACCGAATACAGATGATGCAGAATCAATGCGGATGAGCTCGCGTGCCTCTAACGTAAACTGCCGGTTTACTACAGCATTAATGGCTGCAGCAATATCACTTTTATTTACACTGGCTAAAAAACCTAACCTACCAAAGTTAATACCGATTACGGGTATGCCTGTATCCCGAATCAGCGTTACAATATCCAGCATCGTACCATCGCCACCTAAAGTAATCAGCACATCAATGTGCCCTTTAAGTGGTACATTTTCATCCAGTAGCTGATAATTGGTATTGATGGTTTTGGCGGTCAAAAATTCATGCAAACGGCAATGTACAAATATCCCCACCTGATGCTGAGCCAGGCTATCAAATACCTGCTGAGCAAAAGGTAATGCCGAATCATTAAACTGCCTGCCGTATACTGCAATATTCATCACGGCTACATATTCAGGTAATGCATAAACGAATCATAACGATCTTGTGAATCATCATTATCATCAGTATAGTTAAATACTGCTTTTACATCATAGCCGTAACGCAAAAATGCGGCATTAATGGTATGAATATCCGGTTTGTTCAATTTTAAAGTAACCTCAGTACGGGTAGAATCCGGAAAGCTACGCACGTATGAGCTCAATATCTGGGCATTATCTGACTCCACTATTTGCGCCATATGCGACATGGAATTGTCTTTGTTATTAATCTCGAGTACAATAATGCCACCCGGATCAGTAACCGCAGTAATAGTGGCAAAATAATCGTTCATGTTATTGAGCGCGATTAAACCTATGTAAGCTTTTGATGAGCTTAGCACGGGTACTACTGTTAGTTTATGCTCATAAAACATACGAATCACATCATACACATGCTGCTCTTCATATACAAACGAGTTAATCATGAGCTGCGGTAATGAACTTACCGGCAAACTATGATCAGACTCCATAATATCGCTATCGGCCAGCAAACCTATAAACTGCTGTTCATTTACCACAGGCAGATGCCTGATACGAAACTCCAGCATACGGTCAATGGCCTTTTGCAGAGTATCCGCAGTACTTACGGGCGGTATTGTATCAGTGGCTATCTCAGTGGCATACATACTATACTTTCAGTTTAGTGTTTTCTAAAAATGTTTTCAGGTATCGGTTAAATTCTTCGGGCTGCTCCATCATGGGTGCATGTCCGCACTGGTCAATCCAGTACAGCTCCGAGTCAGGCAATAGTTCATTAAATTCAACCGCTACTTCTGGCGGAGTAATTTTATCATTCCTGCCCCAAATTAGTCCAACTGGTATCTTTATTTTGTGCAGTTCCTTATTCATATTGTGCCGAATGGCTGATTTTGCCATAGCTAATATGCGCACTACCTTATTACGATCATTAATGGTAATAAAAACTTCATCTACCAAATCTTTGGTAGCGGTTTTAGGATCATAAAAAGTATATTCAACCTTTTCCTTCACAAAATCATAACTCTCGCGCCGCGGGAACGAACCCCCAAACGCATTTTCATACAATCCTGAACTACCGGTAAGTACTAAAGTTTTAACCAACTGAGGATGTGACAAACAATAAATTAAAGCCACATGCCCTCCTAATGAATTACCTAACAAAGTAATATTACTTAAACCTTTATGCCTTACAAAGCGGTGTACATACTTAGTTAAAGTTTTTACCCCGGTAGTTAATAACGGCAAATCATAGATGGGAAGTATAGGAATGATAACACGATACTCATTTTTAAACTCTTCAATTACCTGTTCCCAATTGCTTAAAGCGCCCATCAGGCCGTGCAACAGTAATAATACTTCACCCTGACCTTCTTCGATGTAGATAAAACCCTTTTCTTCTTTAAGCGCAAAATTCATATAAGTATAAAAGCTGTTTAGGTTTAAATCCCTGCTTTATACCATTTTTAATTTTAGTATAAAACAAGGCTTTTCCGGCTATAAAATTAGTTTTTTGGTAATGAGTTACAATAGGTAATGAATTAAATTAAGCTAATAATTGTTTCACCACTTCTGAGATAGTTTTCCCATCAGCTTTTCCGGCAAGTTCTTTATTAGCTGTACCCATTACTTTCCCCATATCTTTTACCGAGGTTGCACCTACCCTACCAATTAACTCTTTCAGGTAAGTTTCAATTTCGCTACGATCCATTTGTTTAGGCAAGTAGCTTTCAATTACCTCCATTTCGTCAGCCTCAATCTGGTACAAATCAGGCCGGTTTTGTGCCTGGTAAATGTCGGCAGATTCTTTACGTTGCTTTACCAGCTTTTGCAACACACGGGTTTCAGTTTCTTCACTTATTTCTTCTGAAGCACCTTTTTCAGTACGGGCCAGCAGCAAAGCAGACTTAATAGCCCGCAATCCGCGTAGCTTAACTTCTTGCTTACCCAACATGGCTTGTTTAATATCTTGATCTATTTTCGTTATGAGTGACATATGTTTGGTTAAATATTGTTGAGTAATTGTGTTAACAGTTAGCTGGTAGTTAAACTACACGCACTGGAGAGTTATCGGTTTACTACCAGCAATTTAGCAACGCAATAACTAACTTGTTTTCTTATTGAATGTGGTGGCGTTAGCCTGAGCAGTTGGCATTAAAACCAAATCATTAATATTTACATGTGCCGGACGTGAAGCCACAAACCAGATGGTATCGGCTACATCTTCTGCCGATAATGGTGTAAAGCCTTCGTACACCTTTTTAGCGCGTTCTTTGTCGCCTTTAAAGCGTACTTCCGAAAATTCGGTTTCAACAGCACCAGGGTGTATGGCAGTTACTTTAATGTTATGTGATAACAAATCTATGCGCATACCTTGGCTTAACGCATCAACTGCTGCTTTAGTTGCACAATATACGTTACCATTCGCATAAACATTTTTACCCGCTATAGAACCCAGGTTGACAATATGACCATGCCCCTGCGCAATCATCCAGTTAGAAACTATTTTACTGGCGTACAGCAAGCCTTTGATATTGGTATCAATCATGGTGTCCCAATCGGCATAGTTACCATTTTGTATAGGATCCAACCCTTGGCTTAAACCAGCATTGTTAACTAAAACATCTACCTGTTTCCATTCGGCAGGTAAACTTTCCAGATGATGAGTAACCTCTTCCTGGCGGCGTATATCAAATGCAGCAACTGCTATACGTATATTATAGCTGTTGTTTAACTGCTCGGCCAGTTGCTCCAGCCGATCCTGACGGCGGCCGGTTAAAATGAGATTGTAGCCCTGACGGGCAAAAAGTTCGGCACAGGCCTTACCAATACCCGCGGTGGCACCTGTAATTAATGCGGTTTTCGACATAGGTGAATAACTATTGGCGGCAAAGTTATGTTTTAATTTTTAACTCGGGCCCTTGTACGGCTCCAGGTAAAGTAACTTACCTCATTTCAGCCATAGCATCAGCTACTTAATCTACTCAAAGTGCAAACTAAACATCAGGCTATGCAGAAAGAGTTTACTGATGGGTTCAGCAAAAGGATGATTTTCTGGCACCAGTACGTTACCAAATGAATTGGCTACCTTAATTTCGGGAGACATTTTAAAATAATCAAAGTAGATATCACAGCCGATACCTGCTTCGTATGAAGCGAAACCCCGAATATTTTTTACTCTTTTTTGTAACAAATCATCGTTGGCATCCTGCTTACTTTTACCGCCAATAGCAAACGAGTATTTAGCTCCCCCTACCAAATAGGGTCTGAAATTACCAAGCCGGTCAGCCTTAAGTTTTAACAGCAAAGGCACATCCATGGTTGTGCTTGATATCAGCCGTTTATCATTCTGCGTAGTATTCTCAAAAGTATAGTCCAGCTCCCGATCGGCAAAAACCAGCGAAGGCGTGGTACGTACTTCCAAATGTTCGCTAATACGGTAACGGGTTATAAAACCTACCGCAAAGCCGGGCACCGATTTAGAGCTGATACTGGTTAGCGGACTGGTCAGGTAATTTCCAGGATGATCGGGATCAGGGTACGGGTTGCGCCAGTCAGGCTTTTTAACAATTTTATAGTCCTGCATAACATACTGAAAGCTAAAGCCGAAACTCAGATCATTTTGATCGGCCCCACCTCCCCAGGCTTGCACTTGTGCCATCAATATATTACTACACAATATAAAGCTTGCTAAAAGCCCTAAACGTTTAATCATAAACTTATTTTATACCGGTATATACCGAACAGATGCCAAAAGCTAAAGGCCGGCTTTTAGTTTGGCTGAACCCTACCTTGCTCATCAGCGCTGTAAAATCTTTACCATCCGGGAAAGCAGCAACTGACTCTGGCAGATAGGTGTACGCTCGTGCATCTTTCGAAAACAGCTTACCTATACCTGGCGTAATATAATTAAAATAAAAGTTATACAATTGCTTTATTGGAAAACCTTTAGGCTTTGAAAACTCCAGTATTACGACTTTACCACCCGGTTTTGTTACACGCAGCATATCAGCCAAACCAGCTTCCAGATTTTCAAAGTTACGCACGCCGTAAGCAACCGTTACAGCATCAAAAGTACTGGCAGCAAACGGCAACTGTTCCGAATCGCCCAGCTTTACTTCAAACTTTTCGTTTAACTTACGCTTATTGATTTTTTGCTGGGCAATATCCAGCATCCCCTGCGATATATCTACTCCCGTAATTTTTTCTGGCTTCAGGATAGATAAAGCTTCAAAAGCAAAATCTCCTGTACCGGTAGCTACATCGAGTATGTGCTTGGGCCGAACTGTTTTTAGTTCATTAATAGCAATTTTACGCCAGATGATATCAATGCCCAACGATAAGAAATGATTTAAAAAATCGTAAGTTTTAGATATGTTGTTAAACATATCGGCCACCTGCTGCTTTTTAGTGGCTTGCTTATCTTGGTAGGGCGTAACAACTTTACTCATTAGGTTCAAAGATACATATTTTGCTTTTATTCAATAGCTAACTAACATTGCAGAATCCCTACTGGCAACACCATGGTATCTCTCCGACTGACAACTTGTTTATCTTTTTTAATATTTATTCAGCTTTGGCAAACAAATTGCTATTTACTAAGTTTATTAGCAAAAAGTAATTCATTATGGCAACTAAAAATAATTCAGATCAAACAGGAGATTTGTTTGAAGACGATAATAAAAACAACTCACAAAACAGTGACAACGAAATTAAAGGTTCAAACACGGTAAAAGATCCGGATGATTGGACCACCGGAAAAGAACCTATGACTGGAGCACAGCATTCCTATTTAAAAACCCTTTCGGAAGAAGCTGATGAGCCACTTGATGAAAGCCTGAATAAAGCTGACGCATCAAAAAAGATTGACGAATTGCAGCATAAAACTGGTCGTGGCGTTGACAACGATTAATACTCTCCTCTTAAAAAAGAGAGCCTTAATACAACTGTGTTAAGGCTCTCTTTTTTATTTATTGTTTTAAAGGACTATTGCTGAAATATCATGAATAATAAGCCTCAGCTTAAATCATCCGGTTGGTGCTTACAAATGTTTTAAGCATACCAATTATCGCAGTTACATTATCTTCATGCAAAAAATCTGATCGGGTTGGATCTACATATCCTCTAAATTCCGACAACTCTTCGGCATTTACTGATTTAAACCCCATTGCCCATTCAGGAAAGTTACGTTCGGTAATAGTACTTTCCATCATTTTTATAATATTCTTGTGTCGCAGA
This region includes:
- a CDS encoding isoprenyl transferase produces the protein MGYKDQIDLSKLPEHIAIIMDGNGRWAKGKGKLRIFGHHNGVVSVRDVVEGAGELGVKYLTLYTFSAENWNRPSFEVTAIMELLVSTINKEIAKLMKNNVRLNAIGDLNQLPGKCHKELMGAIDKTSANTGLVLTLALSYSSRREIAQAAQNIAFKVKSGELQPEDVTEQVFSENLYTKNMPDPELLIRTSGEYRISNYLLWQIAYAELYFTDKLWPDFRRDDLYEAILDYQKRERRFGKTSEQVN
- a CDS encoding ExbD/TolR family protein is translated as MVELNTAPQNANGKPLRKKANLRVDLTAMVDLAFLLVTFFMLTTTLSKPHAMDLAMPVKDPVGEPIGESRTVTLCLGKNNKVLVYQGMADKPLGNPEITDYSKAGLRKVLLQVKQNIYAQTGKSMVVLVKPSDKSVYGNLVDVLDELHITQIPSYAVEDITAVDINLLKKRMAY
- the porG gene encoding type IX secretion system protein PorG — its product is MPARIIVILIFLCCVVSKVQAQSWELGVTMGGAGYLGDLNQRNPLKVSGLATGAFLKRNFNGYFSAKASYMHAQIEGADSTSKYEQFRNRNLSFATPLNEVALTGEFNFLEYIPSISKNLFTPFIYAGVGAVKYNPQATYQGVVYDLRPLTTEGQSKPYRQTAVTLPFGVGIKYNVAGRLNLIADLGYRSARTDYIDDVSGLYADKSVFSNPVAAALSDRSGERLGYNIGAAGSQRGDLRKHDTYWFLGFTISYTFITEKCYYEK
- a CDS encoding NAD kinase, whose translation is MNIAVYGRQFNDSALPFAQQVFDSLAQHQVGIFVHCRLHEFLTAKTINTNYQLLDENVPLKGHIDVLITLGGDGTMLDIVTLIRDTGIPVIGINFGRLGFLASVNKSDIAAAINAVVNRQFTLEARELIRIDSASSVFGADNFALNDITFHKRDDAAMITMHAYLNDEFLNSYWGDGIIISTSTGSTAYSLSCGGPIIFPKSNALVVTPVSPHNLNVRPIVLPDNSKLSFEVETRSANYLISCDSRTAVIENNMKFDICKADFQLNLIRLNNESYLNTLRNKLLWGLDARNY
- a CDS encoding CBS domain-containing protein is translated as MYATEIATDTIPPVSTADTLQKAIDRMLEFRIRHLPVVNEQQFIGLLADSDIMESDHSLPVSSLPQLMINSFVYEEQHVYDVIRMFYEHKLTVVPVLSSSKAYIGLIALNNMNDYFATITAVTDPGGIIVLEINNKDNSMSHMAQIVESDNAQILSSYVRSFPDSTRTEVTLKLNKPDIHTINAAFLRYGYDVKAVFNYTDDNDDSQDRYDSFMHYLNM
- a CDS encoding alpha/beta fold hydrolase, with protein sequence MNFALKEEKGFIYIEEGQGEVLLLLHGLMGALSNWEQVIEEFKNEYRVIIPILPIYDLPLLTTGVKTLTKYVHRFVRHKGLSNITLLGNSLGGHVALIYCLSHPQLVKTLVLTGSSGLYENAFGGSFPRRESYDFVKEKVEYTFYDPKTATKDLVDEVFITINDRNKVVRILAMAKSAIRHNMNKELHKIKIPVGLIWGRNDKITPPEVAVEFNELLPDSELYWIDQCGHAPMMEQPEEFNRYLKTFLENTKLKV
- a CDS encoding GatB/YqeY domain-containing protein, producing MSLITKIDQDIKQAMLGKQEVKLRGLRAIKSALLLARTEKGASEEISEETETRVLQKLVKQRKESADIYQAQNRPDLYQIEADEMEVIESYLPKQMDRSEIETYLKELIGRVGATSVKDMGKVMGTANKELAGKADGKTISEVVKQLLA
- a CDS encoding SDR family oxidoreductase → MSKTALITGATAGIGKACAELFARQGYNLILTGRRQDRLEQLAEQLNNSYNIRIAVAAFDIRRQEEVTHHLESLPAEWKQVDVLVNNAGLSQGLDPIQNGNYADWDTMIDTNIKGLLYASKIVSNWMIAQGHGHIVNLGSIAGKNVYANGNVYCATKAAVDALSQGMRIDLLSHNIKVTAIHPGAVETEFSEVRFKGDKERAKKVYEGFTPLSAEDVADTIWFVASRPAHVNINDLVLMPTAQANATTFNKKTS
- the porT gene encoding type IX secretion/gliding motility protein PorT/SprT; this translates as MIKRLGLLASFILCSNILMAQVQAWGGGADQNDLSFGFSFQYVMQDYKIVKKPDWRNPYPDPDHPGNYLTSPLTSISSKSVPGFAVGFITRYRISEHLEVRTTPSLVFADRELDYTFENTTQNDKRLISSTTMDVPLLLKLKADRLGNFRPYLVGGAKYSFAIGGKSKQDANDDLLQKRVKNIRGFASYEAGIGCDIYFDYFKMSPEIKVANSFGNVLVPENHPFAEPISKLFLHSLMFSLHFE
- the ubiE gene encoding bifunctional demethylmenaquinone methyltransferase/2-methoxy-6-polyprenyl-1,4-benzoquinol methylase UbiE; the protein is MSKVVTPYQDKQATKKQQVADMFNNISKTYDFLNHFLSLGIDIIWRKIAINELKTVRPKHILDVATGTGDFAFEALSILKPEKITGVDISQGMLDIAQQKINKRKLNEKFEVKLGDSEQLPFAASTFDAVTVAYGVRNFENLEAGLADMLRVTKPGGKVVILEFSKPKGFPIKQLYNFYFNYITPGIGKLFSKDARAYTYLPESVAAFPDGKDFTALMSKVGFSQTKSRPLAFGICSVYTGIK
- a CDS encoding DUF3072 domain-containing protein, encoding MATKNNSDQTGDLFEDDNKNNSQNSDNEIKGSNTVKDPDDWTTGKEPMTGAQHSYLKTLSEEADEPLDESLNKADASKKIDELQHKTGRGVDND
- a CDS encoding BLUF domain-containing protein, which gives rise to MKQLVYISSACKLMNEDELLDILTVSRRNNNSRNLTGMLLYGEGTFIQVLEGEPEILEQTYDVIKQDLRHKNIIKMMESTITERNFPEWAMGFKSVNAEELSEFRGYVDPTRSDFLHEDNVTAIIGMLKTFVSTNRMI